From a single Miscanthus floridulus cultivar M001 chromosome 8, ASM1932011v1, whole genome shotgun sequence genomic region:
- the LOC136476775 gene encoding serine--glyoxylate aminotransferase-like — protein sequence MADYVYGPGRNHLFVPGPVNIPDPVIRAMNRQNEDYRSPAIPALTKILLEDVKKIFKTTTGTPFLIPTTGTGAWESALTNTLSPGDRIVSFLIGQFSLLWIDQQQRLGFDVDVVESDWGHGADLAALERKLRNDTLHTIKAVAIVHNETATGVTNDLAAVRRLLDAYAHPALLLVDGVSSICAVDFRMDEWGVDVALTGSQKALSMPTGMGIVCASPKALEASKTAKSVRVFFDWKDYLRFYEMGTYWPYTPSIQLLYGLRTALDLIFEEGLDNVIKRHNRLGTATRFAVEAWGLKNCCQKEECFSDTVTAVVVPPYIDSAEIVKHAWKRYNLSLGLGLNKVAGKVFRIGHLGNLNELQLLGCLSGVEMVLKDVGYPVKLGSGVAAAAAYLSNSTPLISSRI from the exons ATGGCGGACTACGTGTATGGCCCCGGGCGGAACCACCTGTTCGTGCCGGGTCCCGTGAACATCCCGGACCCGGTGATCCGCGCCATGAACCGGCAGAACGAGGACTACCGCTCGCCGGCAATCCCGGCGCTCACCAAGATCCTCCTCGAGGACGTGAAGAAGATCTTCAAGACGACCACGGGCACGCCCTTCCTGATCCCGACGACGGGCACGGGCGCGTGGGAGAGCGCGCTGACCAACACGCTGTCCCCGGGGGACCGCATCGTCTCGTTCCTCATCGGGCAGTTCAGCCTGCTGTGGATCGACCAGCAGCAGCGCCTGGGCTTCGACGTGGACGTGGTGGAGAGCGACTGGGGCCACGGCGCCGACCTCGCCGCGCTGGAGCGGAAGCTCCGCAATGACACCCTCCACACCATCAAGGCCGTGGCCATCGTGCACAACGAGACCGCCACGGGCGTCACCAACGACCTCGCGGCCGTGCGCAGGCTGCTGGACGCGTACGCGCACCCGGCGCTGCTGCTGGTGGACGGCGTGTCGTCCATCTGCGCGGTGGACTTCCGCATGGACGAGTGGGGCGTGGACGTCGCGCTCACCGGCTCGCAGAAGGCGCTGTCGATGCCGACCGGGATGGGCATCGTGTGCGCTAGCCCCAAGGCGCTGGAGGCCAGCAAGACGGCGAAGTCCGTGCGCGTGTTCTTTGACTGGAAGGACTACCTCAGGTTCTACGAGATGGGCACGTACTGGCCGTACACGCCCTCCATCCAGCTCCTGTACGGACTCCGCACCGCGCTCGACCTCATCTTCGAGGAAGGGCTCGACAATGTCATCAAGAGGCACAACCGCCTTGGAACAGCCACGAG GTTCGCCGTGGAGGCGTGGGGGCTCAAGAACTGCTGCCAGAAGGAGGAGTGTTTCAGCGACACCGTCACTGCCGTCGTCGTGCCGCCATACATCGACAGCGCCGAGATCGTCAAGCACGCGTGGAAGCGGTACAACctcagcctcggcctcggccttAACAAGGTCGCCGGGAAGGTCTTCAGGATCGGCCATCTCGGCAACCTCAACGAG CTGCAACTGCTGGGATGCCTGAGCGGCGTGGAGATGGTGCTCAAGGACGTGGGGTACCCTGTGAAGCTCGGCAGCGgcgtggcggccgcggcggcgtacCTGTCGAATTCCACGCCTCTCATCTCGTCCAGGATCTGA